A window from Athalia rosae chromosome 5, iyAthRosa1.1, whole genome shotgun sequence encodes these proteins:
- the LOC105683938 gene encoding proteoglycan 4 isoform X6 yields the protein MIGSFWNLCRACPSMPVDKLHSEYRSTYTWHEYTGPHQEHAVVRRSPQPAPVSRPTLEPAMPRRKKCPELAYKSHEFMMAADGGGLDAIDSNVIADKTQAATAAPVLPTSQLSKAISRISTEYRLQFAWPRRSQLTNGDASGAGGQPAAGGGGHTASGLVNQGTTAPPRKSLSMGALKQGVVPSAPAPVHKKRTADVDRKRDDVQPSELEPLVGSNGTDAADGTVVEGDEQDDEPLQPKVTFRSVTKEEKEQENTRKIGPVPQPNSMPPAGRPSSVQVRPSSVQQQRPANPLLQDDAKTDNERAIARARKDFLIRHHLDRTTGVGDGALLPSPTREKLEPVIPRRRDESNNARDEIQPRTKSSPKNSPRAGRSQSLGPSVAERKSPKRQPVRAPSVAKEFKERSKDVRDKEKEPIGDRATEPARHPRPTSLATNAPANRPLHHAKPATAIKPPVNNSVHSSVTHPPTSAAAVSKLQEIRATASAAAKRSLTMNQAQVKLAGPATRHARPKTSSNDIRYASRAATIRATGSDAQTNGEAPVAAESGEDPPIPSSRTVPANAGASPWLDDEPVVKSPPEPTRVKSPEQMIMRSPEPVNWTVPLDTGKTFTVTQNVREGEPSTRPHSEARTWGASSLPPIPQSASPDLPHQHKSQHSQYSGYKSPESESVSLGSFSGLNGHKDQDSGRESPLPQLRPDSATTPAASLRNHKALPDSDNPERVAAGRTEDVVSARPVAGTNLRCLDDPVFALERKKESATPPGSGGYRVLEAEVPRGSEGPQRSQTAVEAPSGYRVLGPTESGVEDPCEVLDETYLRFQKFWSVGRKFDDGCDRPGTVRKPAAPPVSPTQQRE from the exons CTCCATTCAGAGTACCGGAGCACGTACACATGGCACGAGTACACGGGACCGCATCAGGAGCACGCGGTCGTGCGGAGGTCACCCCAGCCGGCTCCGGTATCCA GGCCGACGTTGGAGCCAGCCATGCCGAGGAGGAAGAAATGCCCCGAGCTCGCTTACAAGAGCCACGAGTTCATGATGGCTGCTGACGGCGGAGGACTCGACGCGATCGACTCCAACGTTATCGCCGACAAAACTCAG GCAGCTACTGCAGCGCCAGTGCTGCCGACTAGCCAGCTGAGTAAGGCGATCTCGCGAATCAGCACTGAGTATCGTTTACAGTTTGCCTGGCCCAGGCGATCTCAGTTGACCAACGGCGACGCCTCGGGCGCCGGGGGGCAACCCGCCGCGGGCGGAGGAGGGCACACCGCTAGCGGCCTCGTCAACCAGGGAACGACCGCGCCACCCAGGAAGTCGCTCAGCATGGGCGCCCTCAAGCAGGGGGTCGTTCCTTCCGCTCCGGCTCCGGTTCACAAGAAGAGGACCGCCGACGTCGATCGGAAGCGCGACG ACGTTCAACCCTCCGAGCTGGAACCTCTGGTGGGCAGCAACGGGACGGACGCGGCGGACGGGACCGTCGTCGAGGGCGACGAGCAGGACGACGAACCGCTACAGCCGAAAGTGACGTTCAG GTCGGTCAccaaggaggagaaggagcaGGAGAACACCCGGAAGATAGGGCCCGTGCCGCAACCGAACTCGATGCCACCGGCGGGCAGACCTTCCAGCGTCCAGGTGAGGCCGTCCTCCGTGCAGCAACAACGACCGGCGAACCCGCTCCTCCAGGACGACGCGAAGACG GATAACGAGAGAGCGATCGCTCGCGCAAGAAAGGATTTCTTGATCCGTCACCACCTCGATCGCACCACGGGCGTCG GGGACGGCGCACTGCTCCCTTCTCCGACCAGGGAGAAGCTCGAGCCAGTGATACCGCGACGCCGAGACGAGTCCAACAACGCGCGGGACGAGATCCAGCCGAGGACGAAGTCCAGCCCGAAGAACAGTCCGAGGGCGGGACGTTCCCAGAGCCTCGGTCCCAGCGTTGCCGAACGAAAGTCGCCCAAACGACAACCGGTCAGAGCCCCCTCCGTCGCCAAGGAGTTCAAG GAGAGGAGCAAAGACGTCAGGGACAAGGAGAAGGAGCCGATCGGCGACAGAGCGACCGAGCCGGCGAGGCATCCGCGACCGA CCTCCCTTGCAACCAATGCTCCCGCCAATCGCCCCCTTCATCACGCCAAACCTGCAACCGCCATAAAACCTCCGGTAAATAATTCAGTTCATTCATCCGTCACGCATCCACCCACCTCTGCGGCCGCCGTGTCGAAACTGCAGGAAATACGTGCGACTGCCTCCGCAGCCGCGAAGCGTTCGCTGACAATGAACCAAGCTCAGGTCAAACTGGCTGGTCCTGCGACGCGTCACGCCAGACCAAAAACATCATCAAACGATATTCGATACGCGTCCCGAGCCGCTACCATCCGAGCTA CCGGGTCGGACGCGCAGACGAACGGCGAGGCTCCGGTCGCAGCGGAATCCGGCGAGGATCCTCCGATTCCTTCGTCACGAACGGTGCCGGCGAACGCCGGGGCGAGCCCTTGGCTCGACGACGAGCCCGTGGTTAAAAGCCCTCCGGAGCCTACGAGGGTGAAATCTCCCGAGCAGATGATCATGAGGTCCCCCGAACCCGTCAACTGGACGGTGCCGTTGGACACGGGCAAGACGTTCACCGTCACGCAAAACGTACGCGAAG GTGAGCCTTCGACGCGACCCCACAGCGAAGCGAGGACATGGGGGGCGTCGTCGCTACCGCCCATTCCTCAGTCGGCCTCGCCCGACTTGCCCCATCAGCACAAGTCTCAGCACTCCCAGTACTCGGGGTACAAATCCCCGGAGAGCGAGAGCGTCTCCTTGGGGAGCTTCAGCGGCCTCAACGGTCACAAGGATCAGGACTCCGGACGGGAGAGCCCCCTGCCGCAGCTTCGCCCCGACTCGGCGACGACGCCCGCGGCATCCCTGCGGAATCACAAGGCG CTGCCGGACAGCGATAATCCGGAGAGAGTCGCCGCCGGAAGAACGGAGGACGTCGTCTCGGCGAGGCCGGTGGCGGGGACGAATCTGAGATGCCTGGACGATCCCGTTTTCGCTctagagaggaaaaaggaatcgGCCACCCCTCCGGGCTCCGGGGGATACCGGGTCCTCGAGGCGGAAGTGCCGCGCGGGAGCGAGGGGCCTCAGCGGTCCCAGACGGCGGTAGAAGCGCCGAGCGGATACCGCGTTCTCGGTCCGACGGAATCCGGTGTCGAAGATCCCTGCGAAGTCCTGGACgagacgtaccttcggttccaGAAATTCTGGTCGGTGGGGAGGAAATTCGACGACGGGTGCGACCGCCCGGGAACCGTACGCAAACCCGCCGCACCTCCGGTATCACCTACGCAGCAACGCGAATAG